From a region of the Pseudanabaena sp. ABRG5-3 genome:
- a CDS encoding Uma2 family endonuclease, producing MTLTDAIITTVAVLRNYLAEKFAERSPVVLADQFLYYAQGFSRLRVAPDVMVIFDIPQQPYDNYKIWETGQIPSVIFEITSASTQAHDQAKKRELYESIGVLEYWLFDPKGEWIPEKLRGYRRQANLPKNEEESLVYEAIADGLSQVLGLRLEVEGSLINFYRQDNGEKLLIPSELLAALQAQTQRAESAEERARLAELEAQKLRDRLAALGVEP from the coding sequence ATGACACTAACTGACGCAATTATTACAACTGTGGCTGTTTTACGAAATTATTTAGCCGAAAAGTTTGCTGAGCGATCGCCTGTTGTCCTTGCTGATCAATTTTTGTATTACGCGCAGGGATTTTCTAGATTGCGAGTTGCTCCAGATGTAATGGTGATTTTTGATATTCCGCAGCAGCCATATGATAATTACAAAATTTGGGAAACAGGGCAAATCCCCAGTGTTATTTTTGAAATAACGTCTGCGAGCACGCAAGCCCATGACCAAGCTAAAAAAAGAGAGCTTTATGAGAGCATTGGGGTTTTGGAATATTGGCTATTCGATCCAAAAGGTGAATGGATTCCTGAAAAATTGCGGGGCTATCGTCGTCAAGCTAATTTGCCCAAAAATGAGGAAGAATCTTTGGTTTATGAAGCGATCGCTGATGGTTTGAGTCAAGTTTTAGGATTGCGTCTCGAAGTCGAAGGTTCTCTGATTAATTTCTATCGACAAGATAATGGCGAAAAGTTGTTAATCCCTAGTGAGCTATTGGCAGCTTTACAAGCGCAAACTCAGAGAGCAGAGTCTGCGGAAGAACGAGCGAGACTTGCTGAATTAGAGGCTCAAAAATTGCGCGATCGCCTAGCTGCATTAGGTGTCGAACCATAA
- a CDS encoding coiled-coil domain-containing protein: MGMVPINRKKISLYEEAKNGLSSLVWQIATVFVGFIFMLLLTVGNPSSFAITIVFILGIAFVAWHEKNRVTKLWKDSDGSLDVIEKRTRPQKRDKDLHLGIDFKVDNPSSLDLGNLYIKGTDITDAVLRQVSVSSDIKTTLLDLKAVIERENIASTNVISAPTTLFSDLPRQALEQELLFCNQRSQQAQFLLRQAQEQLQLSQLAIQRQEILTQTLQARIDQLELDLQDVHSSGEELRARLKRQQYHTAQLKAALERLLDESSPKDITDKNKADALINLEAIAEISSRSLQLLTAK, encoded by the coding sequence ATGGGCATGGTTCCAATAAACCGTAAGAAAATAAGTCTCTATGAAGAAGCTAAAAATGGACTCAGTTCTTTAGTTTGGCAAATAGCTACTGTATTTGTTGGCTTTATTTTCATGCTATTGCTGACAGTCGGTAATCCGTCTAGTTTTGCCATAACCATAGTTTTTATTTTAGGTATTGCTTTTGTCGCTTGGCATGAAAAGAATCGAGTTACAAAATTATGGAAAGATTCTGACGGTTCGTTAGATGTTATTGAGAAAAGAACTCGACCACAAAAGAGGGATAAAGATCTTCATCTTGGTATTGATTTTAAGGTAGATAATCCTTCAAGTCTGGACTTGGGAAATCTATATATTAAGGGTACAGATATTACAGATGCAGTTTTGAGACAGGTAAGTGTTTCTTCTGATATCAAGACAACACTATTAGACCTGAAAGCAGTTATTGAACGTGAAAATATTGCATCTACAAATGTTATATCTGCTCCAACTACTCTATTCAGTGATTTACCCAGACAAGCATTAGAACAGGAGTTGCTGTTTTGTAATCAGAGGAGTCAGCAAGCTCAATTTCTACTACGTCAAGCTCAAGAGCAATTGCAATTATCTCAGTTAGCGATTCAACGCCAAGAGATTTTAACTCAAACTCTTCAGGCTCGAATTGATCAGTTAGAGCTTGATTTACAAGATGTTCATAGTAGTGGTGAAGAGTTGCGTGCCCGCCTCAAGCGTCAACAATATCACACAGCACAATTAAAAGCTGCCCTCGAAAGATTGCTTGACGAATCATCACCTAAAGATATTACGGACAAAAACAAAGCTGATGCCCTTATAAATTTAGAAGCTATTGCCGAAATTTCTTCGAGATCTCTACAGCTCCTTACAGCAAAATGA
- a CDS encoding helix-turn-helix domain-containing protein — MTNNCHLGSSFDDFLEDDGILNEVTEVALKRVLAWQVEQAMKERGLSKSKMAKSMQTSRAALDRLLDPEYESVTLRTLDKAARAVGKRIKIDLVDVV; from the coding sequence ATGACTAATAATTGCCATTTAGGTTCTTCTTTTGATGATTTCCTCGAAGATGACGGGATTTTAAATGAGGTGACGGAAGTTGCGCTAAAGCGGGTACTGGCTTGGCAAGTTGAGCAAGCTATGAAAGAGCGTGGCTTATCTAAGTCCAAAATGGCGAAATCAATGCAGACTAGCAGAGCAGCATTAGATCGATTACTCGATCCTGAGTATGAGTCTGTAACTTTACGGACTTTGGATAAGGCAGCAAGGGCTGTAGGTAAGCGAATCAAGATTGATTTGGTGGATGTTGTTTAG
- a CDS encoding IS5 family transposase, with amino-acid sequence MKYETSQNLSREEFKRLFGVKRETFAQMMELMKQSAKSKGKGGVKAKLSLEDQILVTLQYWREYRTYFHIANDWEVSESTICRAVKKVENVLIKSEKFRLAGKKSLWQEQHPALIAIDVTETKVERPKHHQKRFYSGKKKHHALKAQLVVDLTNLKIICTAYGNGHQHDFSLFKASGVRFHSQTQGLADKGYQGLQNLHPNSLIPIKKPKNGSLSKDDKRFNRQLARQRIAIEHVNRRLKIFKILSLPYRNRRRRFGLRCNLIAAIYNFEVSLPASKNCSPLS; translated from the coding sequence ATGAAATACGAAACCAGTCAAAATCTATCAAGAGAAGAATTTAAACGCTTATTTGGCGTAAAAAGAGAAACATTTGCTCAAATGATGGAACTGATGAAACAATCCGCCAAAAGTAAAGGAAAAGGAGGTGTGAAAGCCAAACTAAGTCTCGAAGATCAAATCTTGGTTACTTTGCAATATTGGCGCGAATATCGTACCTATTTTCATATCGCTAACGATTGGGAGGTATCAGAATCAACGATCTGCCGTGCTGTCAAAAAAGTCGAAAATGTCTTAATTAAATCAGAGAAGTTTCGGTTAGCAGGAAAAAAGTCATTGTGGCAGGAACAACATCCTGCCCTAATTGCAATTGATGTAACTGAGACCAAGGTCGAACGACCCAAACATCACCAAAAACGTTTTTACAGTGGCAAGAAAAAGCATCATGCTCTCAAAGCTCAACTAGTGGTCGATCTGACTAATCTCAAGATTATTTGTACCGCTTATGGTAACGGTCATCAGCACGATTTTTCGTTATTCAAAGCCAGTGGAGTTCGTTTTCACTCTCAGACACAAGGTTTAGCGGATAAGGGTTATCAAGGTTTACAAAACTTGCACCCCAACTCGCTAATTCCTATCAAAAAGCCTAAAAATGGCTCTTTATCCAAGGACGATAAGCGGTTTAATCGCCAACTTGCTCGTCAACGTATTGCCATTGAGCATGTTAATCGCCGTCTGAAGATTTTTAAAATTCTTTCTTTGCCTTATCGTAACCGTCGTCGTCGTTTTGGCTTGCGTTGTAATTTGATTGCTGCCATTTATAACTTTGAAGTCTCTCTTCCTGCTTCTAAAAATTGCTCTCCTCTGTCTTAA
- a CDS encoding type II toxin-antitoxin system RelE/ParE family toxin, with translation MSNVKRIKAIFFKTELGKEPVRDWLMSLPKDERQKIGEDIKTVEFGFPIGMPTCRPMGKGLYEVRTNLENKITRVLFSVEGDKMIRPLAEPKIC, from the coding sequence ATGAGTAATGTCAAACGAATTAAAGCAATCTTTTTTAAAACTGAATTGGGTAAGGAGCCTGTGAGAGATTGGCTTATGTCTTTGCCTAAAGATGAGAGACAAAAGATTGGAGAAGACATTAAAACTGTGGAATTTGGATTTCCTATAGGTATGCCAACCTGTCGTCCTATGGGGAAAGGCTTATACGAAGTTCGTACCAATCTTGAGAATAAAATTACACGGGTTTTGTTTTCCGTAGAGGGCGATAAAATGATTAGACCTCTTGCAGAACCGAAAATATGTTAG
- a CDS encoding SPFH domain-containing protein: protein MDLWSFVIGAGVFFGVGSSSFKIVNQGEEALVASFGKYKRKLPAGPHFILPFIDTVSYKGSIKEQVLDIPAQQCITRDNVPITADAVVYWRVVDMEKAYYRVENLRQAIINIVLTQIRSELGSLELDETFTARNKINELLLRDLDDATEPWGVKVTRVELRDILPAKAVQESMELQMTAERKKRAAILTSEGDREAAINKAKGLADSQLLNAEASQKAAILEAEGQKQSRILRAEAERQEQVLKAQGTAQAMQVLLQSMKGNPQAQEALQFLLAQSYISMATTVGSSGSSKVMFMDPRSLPSTLEGLKSIVDTPVDPSDLPTKDWNT from the coding sequence ATGGACTTATGGAGTTTTGTGATTGGTGCAGGTGTCTTCTTTGGTGTAGGAAGCTCATCTTTTAAAATTGTCAACCAAGGTGAAGAAGCACTAGTCGCATCCTTTGGTAAATACAAACGCAAACTACCTGCTGGCCCCCACTTTATCCTGCCCTTTATTGACACTGTTAGCTATAAAGGATCGATCAAAGAGCAAGTATTAGATATTCCTGCCCAACAATGCATCACCCGTGACAACGTACCGATTACTGCTGATGCCGTTGTGTATTGGCGAGTTGTCGATATGGAAAAAGCATATTATCGAGTCGAGAACTTACGACAAGCGATCATCAATATTGTGCTAACCCAGATCCGCTCAGAGCTTGGCAGCCTAGAACTTGACGAGACATTCACCGCCAGAAATAAAATTAACGAACTCCTATTGCGCGATCTTGATGATGCGACTGAACCTTGGGGGGTGAAAGTAACGCGAGTAGAGTTACGTGATATCTTGCCTGCTAAAGCTGTGCAGGAGTCGATGGAACTGCAAATGACCGCAGAGCGTAAAAAACGTGCGGCAATTCTCACCTCTGAAGGCGATCGCGAGGCAGCGATTAACAAGGCTAAAGGTTTAGCGGATTCCCAGTTACTCAATGCGGAGGCTTCTCAAAAGGCAGCGATCCTAGAGGCAGAGGGACAAAAACAATCTCGCATTTTACGTGCGGAGGCAGAACGGCAAGAACAGGTACTGAAGGCGCAGGGGACGGCTCAGGCAATGCAAGTACTATTGCAATCAATGAAGGGCAATCCTCAGGCTCAAGAAGCCTTGCAGTTTTTATTAGCTCAAAGCTATATCTCAATGGCGACAACAGTTGGTTCTAGCGGTAGTAGCAAAGTGATGTTTATGGATCCGCGATCGCTGCCTTCGACTTTAGAAGGTTTAAAATCAATTGTTGATACTCCTGTAGATCCGAGCGATTTACCAACTAAAGATTGGAACACATAA
- a CDS encoding cyanophycinase, translated as MSQSVSPIDRLKQFVSQSANMLNLDEDVAIDRGMTQIIKSAVMVIGGGEDKVQDRKILKAFVESSGGSQARIAIIPCASREPDIIGRIYHDIFTDLGAKVVEVLDIRERPHYDYPDAEALVDRFTGIFMTGGDQLRLCGLIADTPFAITIAKRITEQKLVLAGTSAGAAAMGYHMISGGSSGESPHKELVNMSTGLNILPEIVVDQHFHNRNRMARLMTAIAAHPDRIGIGIDEDTVAIFEPNHIMRVLGRGTVTVVDPGEISYSNQLWVSGSAPLTIHNLRVHILAAGCKYHLLKRIPISPSV; from the coding sequence ATGAGTCAAAGTGTTAGCCCAATTGATCGCCTAAAACAATTTGTTAGCCAATCTGCTAATATGCTGAACTTAGATGAAGATGTGGCAATAGATAGGGGCATGACTCAAATTATTAAGTCGGCGGTAATGGTAATTGGTGGTGGAGAGGATAAAGTCCAAGACCGCAAGATTCTCAAAGCCTTTGTAGAAAGTTCTGGCGGCTCCCAAGCTCGAATTGCCATAATTCCATGTGCCTCCAGAGAACCAGATATTATTGGCAGAATTTATCACGATATTTTTACCGATCTTGGCGCAAAAGTAGTTGAGGTGTTAGATATTCGTGAGCGTCCTCACTATGATTACCCTGATGCCGAAGCCCTCGTAGATCGTTTTACAGGCATATTTATGACTGGCGGCGACCAACTACGTCTTTGTGGTTTGATCGCCGATACCCCATTTGCAATCACGATCGCCAAGCGCATCACTGAACAAAAGTTAGTTCTCGCTGGTACAAGTGCAGGAGCCGCAGCTATGGGCTACCACATGATTTCAGGTGGCAGTAGTGGCGAGTCTCCCCATAAGGAACTGGTCAATATGAGTACAGGTTTGAATATCCTGCCTGAAATCGTTGTCGATCAGCATTTCCATAACCGTAATCGCATGGCTCGTCTCATGACAGCGATCGCGGCTCATCCTGACCGCATTGGTATTGGCATTGACGAAGATACAGTCGCCATTTTTGAGCCTAATCATATTATGCGAGTTTTAGGACGTGGCACTGTCACCGTAGTTGACCCAGGGGAAATCTCCTATAGCAACCAACTCTGGGTTAGCGGTTCAGCACCATTAACCATTCACAACCTACGAGTACATATTCTCGCCGCAGGTTGCAAATACCATTTACTCAAACGGATTCCGATCAGTCCTTCTGTATAA
- a CDS encoding DUF4327 family protein codes for MLHSLYYSIGAIQDEARHLLESGRLTRSQPIHTLCSFFRDREWCQIERELEENHYLLRDRICDLLSRECWQSD; via the coding sequence ATGTTGCACTCACTTTATTATTCAATTGGCGCTATTCAAGACGAAGCGAGACATTTACTTGAAAGTGGCAGACTCACACGCAGTCAGCCAATTCATACCCTCTGTAGCTTCTTCCGCGATCGCGAATGGTGTCAAATCGAACGAGAATTAGAAGAAAATCATTACCTATTGCGCGATCGTATTTGTGATTTATTAAGTCGTGAATGTTGGCAAAGTGATTAA
- a CDS encoding branched-chain amino acid ABC transporter permease, with amino-acid sequence MDFSVVLQQFLNGLSIGSVYAIFALGYTLVFSILGIINFAHGAVFTLGAYFTYILCGGAFGFNGILANLSLPKELHLPFFVAIFVSSIMAGGVSVLIERIAFRPLRDRKADPLLTLVSSLGVAVAIVNIIQYLVGAESYNFPANIYGNLPSAINFGSIDKPIAIRTVQIVIFGVSGVILAILTYAINFTKLGKAMKAVAEDATTASLLGINTDFFILLTFFVSGFLGGLAGTLVGSSVSIAGPYFGIGFGLKGLAVIVLGGLGNIPGAVVGGVVLGLAESFVPSEQSAYKDAVAFALLFIVLLVRPQGILGKTFVQKV; translated from the coding sequence ATGGACTTTTCCGTAGTTTTGCAGCAGTTTTTAAACGGCTTATCGATTGGTAGTGTTTACGCAATTTTTGCCCTCGGCTACACCCTAGTATTCTCGATTTTAGGAATCATTAACTTTGCCCATGGCGCAGTATTTACCCTTGGCGCATATTTTACCTATATCCTCTGTGGTGGAGCATTTGGATTCAACGGCATATTAGCAAACCTATCTCTACCTAAAGAATTGCATTTACCGTTTTTTGTTGCCATTTTTGTCAGCAGTATTATGGCAGGTGGGGTTAGCGTCCTCATCGAACGCATTGCCTTCCGACCATTACGTGATCGCAAAGCCGATCCCTTACTCACCTTAGTTTCCAGTTTGGGCGTAGCTGTGGCGATCGTGAATATCATTCAATATCTAGTCGGCGCAGAGAGCTATAATTTCCCCGCAAATATTTATGGCAACCTACCATCTGCCATCAACTTCGGCTCTATCGACAAGCCGATCGCCATTCGCACCGTTCAAATTGTCATCTTTGGCGTATCGGGTGTCATTTTAGCAATCCTCACCTACGCAATTAATTTCACGAAACTTGGCAAAGCGATGAAAGCCGTCGCCGAAGATGCCACCACTGCTAGCCTGTTAGGAATCAATACAGACTTTTTTATTCTGCTTACCTTTTTTGTGTCGGGTTTCCTTGGTGGACTCGCAGGAACACTTGTTGGATCTAGTGTCAGTATTGCAGGTCCCTATTTTGGCATTGGCTTTGGGCTAAAAGGTTTAGCGGTGATCGTCCTTGGTGGTTTAGGAAATATCCCCGGAGCAGTCGTAGGCGGCGTGGTTTTGGGGCTTGCCGAGTCCTTTGTCCCATCCGAGCAATCAGCTTACAAAGATGCAGTTGCCTTTGCCTTACTATTCATCGTTTTACTGGTACGTCCTCAAGGAATATTGGGTAAAACATTTGTACAAAAAGTATAA
- a CDS encoding C39 family peptidase: MSTMISMTITPATSAISTLKRPHAKQNIEQNLIATSGTSQVIELPDTGVQNDSWSCGPNSAARVLRYYGHDVDYAMVRSATDKKLFLPQKFRNPFTNQWIEVRTGTPPLTLQQVMQRWEGDRVKKSPQTNFNRLINLVRSGKPTIALVRVGSLKIPYIGSIPYLHWIAVTGADPLRQQIYYTDTNSQMYSLSYKDFQTRWNLGLDQDVSTAIANILKSNGVEARTIVWVDR; this comes from the coding sequence ATGAGTACGATGATTTCTATGACAATTACACCTGCAACATCGGCAATCTCTACCCTTAAGCGTCCTCATGCCAAGCAAAATATAGAGCAGAATCTCATTGCTACAAGTGGCACTTCTCAAGTAATTGAATTACCAGATACAGGGGTACAGAATGATAGCTGGAGTTGTGGTCCTAACTCGGCGGCACGGGTATTGCGCTATTACGGTCATGATGTGGACTATGCAATGGTGCGATCAGCTACGGATAAAAAGTTGTTTTTGCCGCAAAAGTTTCGGAATCCCTTTACTAATCAATGGATTGAAGTCAGAACTGGCACGCCTCCACTAACTTTGCAGCAGGTGATGCAACGCTGGGAAGGCGATCGTGTCAAGAAATCACCACAAACAAATTTTAATCGTTTGATTAATTTAGTGCGCTCAGGCAAGCCTACGATCGCTTTAGTCAGGGTTGGTAGCCTCAAAATTCCTTATATTGGTTCGATTCCCTATTTGCATTGGATTGCCGTGACGGGAGCCGATCCATTGCGCCAACAAATTTACTACACCGATACTAATAGCCAAATGTATTCGCTATCTTACAAAGATTTTCAGACGCGATGGAATTTAGGTTTAGATCAAGATGTAAGTACTGCGATCGCTAATATCCTCAAAAGCAATGGTGTTGAAGCTAGAACCATTGTTTGGGTAGACCGTTAA
- a CDS encoding HEAT repeat domain-containing protein: MTIAMTRNDDLTILDIEASPLSPLDLPPEEEMPLPDPDEMLALLNSEIILERMQAARAFCELEDERAIPRLIELLQDECPLVRVSVAYALGRNKSEQAIAPLISQLNQDWNGYVRKGIVWALGTCRAALGLQPLISALKYDITAVRLWAASALGQLGDLEAIKPLVEALTKDAVSAVRGNCAWSLGKLIVQKRREFDTQDEIYHDAVDALIYALDDDDLSVQTDARNALRKLGDPRGLKVLDRIEMDQGYCEF; the protein is encoded by the coding sequence ATGACGATCGCCATGACACGCAATGACGACTTAACAATTTTAGATATTGAAGCATCTCCATTGAGTCCTTTGGATTTGCCACCCGAAGAGGAAATGCCTCTTCCCGATCCTGATGAAATGTTAGCACTCCTCAATTCCGAGATTATCCTTGAGCGGATGCAGGCGGCTAGAGCTTTTTGTGAACTAGAGGATGAGCGAGCCATCCCCCGCTTGATTGAGCTACTACAAGATGAATGCCCTCTGGTGCGAGTAAGTGTTGCCTATGCCCTTGGGCGTAACAAAAGTGAGCAAGCGATCGCGCCATTGATTAGTCAACTGAACCAAGATTGGAATGGTTATGTTCGCAAAGGTATTGTCTGGGCTTTAGGAACCTGTCGAGCCGCATTGGGGTTACAACCACTGATTTCGGCGCTCAAATATGACATTACCGCAGTACGTCTGTGGGCGGCGAGCGCACTAGGGCAATTGGGTGATCTCGAAGCGATCAAGCCTTTGGTAGAAGCTTTAACTAAAGATGCAGTTTCTGCTGTCCGTGGTAACTGTGCATGGTCACTGGGTAAACTGATAGTCCAGAAGCGCCGTGAATTTGATACCCAAGATGAAATTTATCATGATGCTGTGGATGCCTTAATCTATGCCCTTGATGACGATGATCTCAGTGTGCAGACCGATGCAAGGAACGCATTGCGGAAACTCGGTGATCCGAGAGGCTTAAAAGTCCTTGATCGGATCGAAATGGATCAAGGATATTGTGAATTCTAA
- a CDS encoding ThiF family adenylyltransferase, with amino-acid sequence MTDWLQRTELLIGSDGLNKLKQANVLVVGMGGVGSFAAEFLCRAGIGQMTIVDGDRVDPSNKNRQIVALNSTVDVHKADVMATRMYDINPEIQLTAIKEFLTPDLMMELVTTKFDWVLDCIDSLQPKLYFLGAAVTNGVKVASSMGAGGRVDPQKVRIAPIFETDCCRFAYKVRKGLRRKGFDKANITAVYSEELVNRDSLQLTDGSNFKRSYYGTISYIPALFGINMASIVIRDLT; translated from the coding sequence ATGACGGATTGGTTACAACGTACAGAATTACTAATTGGTTCCGATGGACTCAACAAGCTCAAACAGGCAAATGTGTTAGTTGTGGGTATGGGCGGTGTTGGTAGTTTTGCTGCGGAATTTTTATGCCGTGCAGGGATTGGACAAATGACGATCGTTGATGGCGATCGCGTTGATCCTTCTAACAAAAACCGTCAGATTGTGGCGCTCAATAGCACTGTCGATGTCCATAAAGCAGATGTGATGGCAACACGAATGTATGACATTAATCCCGAAATTCAGTTAACTGCGATCAAGGAATTTCTCACCCCTGACCTCATGATGGAGCTAGTGACAACTAAGTTTGACTGGGTGCTTGACTGCATCGATAGTTTGCAACCAAAGCTTTATTTCCTTGGGGCAGCCGTCACCAATGGCGTAAAAGTGGCAAGTAGCATGGGGGCTGGCGGTCGTGTTGATCCCCAAAAAGTACGCATTGCCCCAATTTTTGAAACGGATTGTTGTCGCTTTGCCTATAAAGTACGAAAAGGGCTACGACGCAAAGGTTTTGACAAGGCAAATATTACTGCGGTTTATTCTGAGGAATTGGTGAATCGAGATTCATTGCAATTAACGGATGGCAGCAATTTCAAGCGCTCTTACTACGGCACAATTTCCTACATTCCTGCTCTGTTTGGGATCAATATGGCAAGTATCGTAATTCGTGATCTAACTTAA
- a CDS encoding pentapeptide repeat-containing protein yields the protein MTLPSHAALTKAELLDRYAKGDRNFEQTHLHDIDMQGVALHGIDLSESILTHVNLSGADLRGADLAWADLSRANLEKSDLRGAILTRADLSRANLQGANLLKADLSLTKLDHTKFSGAVMPDGSIHE from the coding sequence ATGACATTACCTTCTCATGCTGCCCTAACCAAAGCAGAATTACTAGACCGCTATGCAAAAGGCGATCGCAACTTTGAGCAAACCCATTTACATGATATCGATATGCAGGGAGTTGCACTCCACGGTATCGACCTTAGTGAATCCATCTTGACCCACGTTAACTTAAGTGGAGCTGATCTGCGTGGAGCCGATCTGGCTTGGGCAGATCTCAGTCGAGCTAATCTGGAAAAGTCAGATTTACGGGGCGCTATTTTGACAAGGGCTGACCTTAGCCGTGCTAATTTACAAGGTGCAAATCTCCTAAAGGCTGATCTGAGTTTAACTAAACTCGATCACACAAAATTTAGTGGGGCAGTTATGCCCGATGGCTCGATTCATGAATAA
- a CDS encoding response regulator produces the protein MAAHKILVIDDSRVIRNMVRDMLPPANFEVLEAADGIKGLEMIQQQQPWMIMLDFLLPRMSGFEVYEALQQSPELSRIPLVLMSGRKEEVTSKISEPFEDKYLVFIEKPFEQKELITAIKRAMVLAQKRPPASVISPGAVTADASTSDRADEGLVKRIEELEAKQKNLEQQLLAQQKQFQQLVDFIKKKLK, from the coding sequence GTGGCAGCTCACAAGATACTAGTGATTGATGATAGTCGCGTAATCCGTAACATGGTACGTGATATGCTCCCGCCAGCAAATTTTGAGGTACTAGAGGCAGCCGACGGCATCAAAGGGCTGGAGATGATTCAGCAGCAGCAGCCTTGGATGATCATGCTAGATTTTTTACTGCCTCGGATGAGTGGCTTTGAAGTTTATGAAGCTTTGCAGCAAAGTCCAGAGCTAAGCCGTATTCCTTTAGTTTTGATGTCTGGTCGTAAGGAAGAAGTAACGAGTAAGATTTCGGAACCCTTTGAAGATAAATATCTCGTATTCATTGAAAAGCCCTTTGAGCAGAAAGAATTGATCACAGCGATCAAAAGGGCTATGGTCTTGGCTCAAAAACGTCCTCCAGCTTCAGTTATTTCTCCTGGAGCGGTCACAGCGGATGCCTCTACTTCAGACAGAGCAGATGAGGGACTAGTTAAACGAATTGAAGAGCTAGAAGCTAAGCAGAAAAACTTGGAGCAACAGTTGTTAGCACAGCAGAAGCAGTTCCAACAGCTAGTAGATTTTATCAAGAAGAAATTAAAGTAA
- the ftsE gene encoding cell division ATP-binding protein FtsE, giving the protein MSNFLRTKKRSPMLKLQTKPNSTSTNENPNRTSDANAPNKKKSVIVKLENVRKTYANGAVGLRDVNIELYQGDFKFITGHSGSGKSTLLKLLYGAEQATDGEVFVNGFNLNGLKGNNLAMLRRKIGIVFQDYKLVPKRTVSENVAFVLMAQGYTYKEIQRRVQPALKMVGLSHKANCFPEELSGGEQQRTSIARAIVNTPPLVLADEPTGNLDPDNAWQVIKILKKLNSFGVTVLLTTHDEQLVRAANHPVLHLHNGYIV; this is encoded by the coding sequence ATGTCCAACTTTTTAAGAACAAAAAAGCGATCGCCCATGCTAAAACTGCAAACCAAGCCAAATTCCACATCAACTAACGAAAATCCAAATCGTACTTCCGATGCTAATGCTCCGAATAAGAAAAAGTCGGTGATCGTTAAATTAGAAAATGTTCGTAAGACCTATGCTAATGGTGCTGTGGGCTTACGGGATGTGAATATTGAACTTTATCAAGGGGATTTTAAATTTATTACAGGTCACTCAGGATCGGGTAAATCCACCCTGCTAAAGTTGCTCTATGGCGCTGAGCAAGCCACTGATGGGGAAGTATTTGTCAATGGGTTTAATCTGAATGGTTTAAAAGGAAATAATCTGGCGATGTTGCGCCGCAAGATTGGGATCGTCTTTCAAGATTACAAACTTGTCCCTAAGCGAACTGTTTCCGAAAATGTTGCCTTTGTGCTGATGGCGCAGGGCTATACATATAAGGAAATCCAACGGCGTGTCCAGCCAGCCTTAAAAATGGTGGGTTTATCACACAAAGCTAATTGTTTTCCTGAAGAACTCTCTGGAGGAGAACAGCAGAGGACAAGTATTGCCAGAGCGATCGTGAATACGCCCCCGCTAGTACTTGCCGATGAACCAACGGGAAATCTCGACCCTGATAATGCATGGCAGGTGATTAAAATCTTAAAAAAGCTGAATTCCTTTGGTGTAACGGTGCTATTGACTACTCACGATGAACAGTTGGTCAGAGCAGCTAATCATCCTGTATTGCATTTGCACAATGGTTATATTGTGTAG